Proteins from one Panthera leo isolate Ple1 chromosome D1, P.leo_Ple1_pat1.1, whole genome shotgun sequence genomic window:
- the CHEK1 gene encoding serine/threonine-protein kinase Chk1 gives MAVPFVEDWDLVQTLGEGAYGEVQLAVNRRTEEAVAVKIVDMKRAIDCPENIKKEICINKMLNHENVVKFYGHRREGNIQYLFLEYCSGGELFDRIEPDIGMPEQDAQRFFHQLMAGVVYLHGIGITHRDIKPENLLLDERDNLKISDFGLATVFRHNNRERLLNKMCGTLPYVAPELLKRKEFHAEPVDVWSCGIVLTAMLAGELPWDQPSDSCQEYSDWKEKKTYLNPWKKIDSAPLALLHKILVENPSVRITIPDIKKDRWYNKPLKKGAKRPRVTSGGISESPSGFSKHIQSNLDFSPVNSASSEENVKYSSSQPEPRTGLSLWDTSPSYIDKLVQGISFSQPTCPDHMLLNSQLLGTPGSSQNPWQRLVKRMTRFFTKLDADKSYQCLKETCEKLGYQWKKSCMNQVTVSTTDRRNNKLIFKVNLVEMDEKILVDFRLSKGDGLEFKRHFLKIKGKLSDVVSSQKVWLPAT, from the exons ATGGCAGTGCCCTTTGTGGAAGACTGGGACTTGGTGCAAACCCTGGGAGAAGGTGCCTATGGAGA AGTTCAACTTGCTGTGAATAGAAGAACTGAAGAAGCAGTTGCAGTCAAGATTGTAGACATGAAACGTGCCATAGACTGTCCAGAAAATATTAAGAAGGAGATCTGtatcaataaaatgttaaatcatGAGAATGTAGTGAAATTCTATGGCCACAGGAGAGAAGGCAATATCCAGTATCTATTTCTGGAGTACTGTAGTGGAGGAGAACTTTTTGACCGAATAG AGCCAGACATAGGCATGCCTGAACAAGATGCTCAAAGGTTCTTCCATCAACTCATGGCAGGGGTG gTTTATCTACATGGTATTGGGATAACTCACAGGGATATTAAGCCAGAAAATCTCCTATTGGATGAAAGGG ATAACCTCAAgatctctgactttggcttggcaACAGTGTTTCGGCATAATAATCGTGAGCGTTTATTGAACAAGATGTGTGGCACTTTACCTTATGTTGCTCCAGAActtctaaagagaaaagaatttcatGCAGAACCAGTTGATGTTTGGTCCTGTGGAATAGTACTTACAGCAATGTTGGCTGGAG aattgCCATGGGACCAGCCCAGTGACAGTTGTCAGGAATATTctgattggaaagaaaaaaaaacatacctcAACCCTTGGAAAAAAATTGATTCTGCTCCTCTAG ctttgctGCATAAAATCCTAGTTGAGAATCCATCAGTAAGGATTACCATTCCAGACATCAAAAAAGATAGATGGTACAACAAACCTCTCAAGAAAG ggGCAAAGAGGCCCCGAGTCACTTCAGGTGGTATATCAGAGTCTCCTAGTGGATTTTCTAAGCACATTCAATCCAATTTGGACTTCTCTCCAGTGAACAGTGCTTCTAG TGAAGAAAATGTGAAGTACTCCAGTTCCCAACCAGAACCACGGACAGGTCTTTCCTTATGGGACACCAGTCCTTCATATATTGATAAACTGGTACAAGGGATCAGTTTTTCCCAGCCCACATGTCCTGATCATATGCTCCTGAATAGTCAGTTACTTGGCACCCCAGGATCCTCACAG AACCCTTGGCAACGCTTGGTTAAAAGAATGACACGGTTTTTTACCAAATTGGATGCAGACAAATCTTACCAATGCCTGAAAGAGACTTGTGAGAAACTGGGCTATCAATGGAAAAAGAGCTGTATGAATCAG GTTACTGTATCAACAACTGATAGGAGAAACAATAAACTGATTTTCAAAGTGAATTTGGTAGAAATGGATGAGAAGATCTTGGTTGACTTTCGGCTATCTAAG GGTGACGGATTGGAATTCAAGAGACACTTCCTGAAGATTAAAGGGAAACTGAGTGATGTTGTGAGTAGCCAGAAGGTTTGGCTTCCTGCCACATGA